The Streptomyces collinus DNA segment TTGATCCGGTACAGGGACTGGAACGTCAGCCAGGCGCAGAAGCTCACACCGAAGAGGCAGCCGGCGTTGAAGGTGAGCCAGTACCAGCGCGGGAAGCGGGCGCCGGCGAGCAGGCTCATGCCGACGCCGATGACGATGGCGTAGGCGGCGAGGCCGAGCATCGGGTTCGGGAAGCCGAAGACCGCGGCCTGCTTGCTCTCCATGACGCTGCCGCAGGAGACCACGGGGTTGAGGCTGCAGCCGGGCGTGAACGTCGTGCCCGCGACCTTGGCCTCGAGGATCTTGAACTTGTCGATCGTGATGACCCACGCGGCGAGCAGTCCGGCCGCGCCGGTGATCACCAGCAGCAGGGCCAGGGCCCGGCTGCCGCCCTCGGCGCGGGACGCGGTCTCGGCACGCTCCGGCTCGGACTCGGTGGAGACGTCCCTGGCTGTCGTCTTGCTGCTCATCACGCCGATTCCGTCACTTGAGACCTGCGCATCTTCGGACAGGGCCATTGTGCCGCACAGGTGCCCTCGTCCACCGTTCGGTGGACATAAGGATGGCCGCCCGGCCGTCCCTGAGGGTTGCGTTCCGGCCGACGCTCGTCGCATGACAGCACAGAGGTACGAACTCGCCGTGCACGTACGGGGACTGCGCAAGCGCTACGGGGGCGTGACCGCCGTGGACGGCATCGATCTCGGCATCCGACGGGGTGAGGTGTTCGGCCTGCTGGGACCCAACGGCGCGGGCAAGAGCACCACGGTGGAGATCCTCCAGGGCAACCGGGACCGGGACGCGGGCGAGGTGTCCGTCCTCGGGTCGGACCCGGCGACCGGCACGCGCGCGTGGCGGTCGCGCGTCGGGATCGTCTGGCAGGACGAATCGGCGCCCGCGGAGCTGACGGTCCGGGAGACCGTGCGGCACTTCGCCCGCTATTACCCCCGGCCGCGTGACCCGGAGGAGGTCATCGCCCTGACCGGTCTGGAGGCGAAGGCGGACAGCCGGATCAAGGCGCTGTCGGGTGGCCAGCGCAGGCGTCTGGACGTGGCGCTCGGCGTCATCGGAGGTCCCGACCTGCTGCTTCTGGACGAGCCGACGACCGGGTTCGATCCGGCGGCCCGGCGCCGATTCTGGTCGCTGATCCGCGCCCTGGCCGACGACGGCACGACCATCGTGCTGACCACGCACTACCTGGAGGAGGCGGAGGCCCTGGTGCACCGGCTGGCCGTCGTCGCACGGGGCCGGATCGTCGCCGAGGGCGAGCCCGGAGCGCTGCGGGGGCGGTACGGCACCGAGGCCACCGTCGCGTGGACCGAGCCGGACGGCACCCCGCGCGCGGAGCGCACCGGGACACCGGCCCGGACCGTCGCGGGGCTCGTGCGACGCCTCGGCGGCGAGATCCCCGGGCTGACGGTGACCCGCCCCACGCTGGAGGACGTCTACCTCCGGCTGA contains these protein-coding regions:
- a CDS encoding vitamin K epoxide reductase family protein; translation: MSSKTTARDVSTESEPERAETASRAEGGSRALALLLVITGAAGLLAAWVITIDKFKILEAKVAGTTFTPGCSLNPVVSCGSVMESKQAAVFGFPNPMLGLAAYAIVIGVGMSLLAGARFPRWYWLTFNAGCLFGVSFCAWLTFQSLYRINALCLWCSLAWVATILMFWYVTSFNIRKGFLPAPSWLKSFFGEFTWVMPVLHIGIIGMLVLTRWWDFWLS
- a CDS encoding ABC transporter ATP-binding protein, translating into MTAQRYELAVHVRGLRKRYGGVTAVDGIDLGIRRGEVFGLLGPNGAGKSTTVEILQGNRDRDAGEVSVLGSDPATGTRAWRSRVGIVWQDESAPAELTVRETVRHFARYYPRPRDPEEVIALTGLEAKADSRIKALSGGQRRRLDVALGVIGGPDLLLLDEPTTGFDPAARRRFWSLIRALADDGTTIVLTTHYLEEAEALVHRLAVVARGRIVAEGEPGALRGRYGTEATVAWTEPDGTPRAERTGTPARTVAGLVRRLGGEIPGLTVTRPTLEDVYLRLTGQAEEDAR